One genomic region from Mycobacterium basiliense encodes:
- a CDS encoding circularly permuted type 2 ATP-grasp protein has product MSRAADASPAARYDVDRLLAGYRTARAQEALFDLRDGPGIGYDEFVDADGNVRPAWDELADAVAERGRAGLDRLRTVVHGLIDHDGITYTGVDPARDGHVLHGLEPGPWKLDTLPLVVSAEDWDVLEAGLVQRSRLLDAVLADLYGPHSLLTEGILPAELVFGHPGYVRAGNGITVPGHHQLFLHACDLSRMPDGSYQVNADWTQAPSGAGYALADRRVVAHAIPDLYENIGPRPTTPFAQALRLALIDAAPDVAQDPVVVVLSPGIYSETAFDQAYLATLLGFPLVESADLVVREGKLWMRSLGTLKRVDVVLRRVDENYADPLDLRADSRLGVVGLVEAQHRGAVTVVNTLGSGILESPGLLRFLPELAERLLGEEPLLQTSPVYWGGIASERSHLLANLSSLLIKSTVGGKTLVGPTLSAAQLADLTARIEAMPWQWAGQELPTFSSAPTDHAGVLSSAGVGMRLFTVAQRSGYAPMIGGLGYVLAPGPAAYTLKSVAAKDIWVRPTERAIAETVSLPALEPSVLQPTKTGAGTRGVSSPRVLSDLFWMGRYGERAENMARLLIVARERYHVFRHYQDTEESECVPVLMAALGHITGTDTGAASDHAEMIAVAPSMLWSMTVDLERPGSLVQSVEGLALAARAVRDQLSNDTWMVLADVERAVALRSDPPQSLAEADALLAESQGRTLAGMLTLSGVASESMVRDAGWTMMDIGKRIERSLWLTALLADTLTTVRGVVAEQTVIESTLVACESSVIYRRRTVGKFSVATVNELMLFDAQNPRSLAYQLERLRADLKDLPGSSGSSRPERMVDEITARLRRSDPAELEEVIEGRRGELADLLAAIHTGLRDLADVITATQLALPGGMQPLWGPDERRSMPA; this is encoded by the coding sequence ATGAGTAGGGCTGCGGACGCTTCACCCGCTGCCCGCTATGACGTTGATCGCTTGCTGGCCGGATACCGCACCGCGCGCGCTCAAGAGGCATTGTTCGATCTGCGTGACGGCCCCGGCATTGGCTACGACGAATTCGTCGACGCCGACGGCAACGTACGCCCGGCGTGGGACGAGCTGGCCGATGCGGTCGCCGAGCGTGGCAGGGCGGGGCTGGACCGGCTGCGTACGGTGGTGCACGGCCTGATCGACCACGACGGCATCACCTACACCGGGGTCGATCCCGCGCGCGACGGGCACGTTCTGCATGGCCTAGAGCCCGGGCCCTGGAAGCTGGACACCCTGCCGCTGGTCGTTTCCGCGGAGGATTGGGATGTCTTGGAAGCCGGACTGGTGCAGCGCTCGCGTCTGCTCGACGCCGTGCTCGCCGACCTCTATGGACCGCACAGCCTGCTCACCGAGGGCATTTTGCCGGCGGAGCTTGTCTTCGGTCATCCCGGTTATGTACGCGCCGGCAATGGCATCACCGTGCCCGGGCACCACCAACTTTTCCTGCACGCCTGCGACCTCAGCCGGATGCCGGACGGCAGCTACCAGGTCAACGCCGATTGGACCCAGGCCCCCTCGGGCGCCGGCTATGCGCTGGCCGACCGCCGCGTGGTCGCACACGCGATCCCGGACCTCTACGAGAACATCGGCCCGCGCCCGACGACCCCATTCGCGCAAGCGCTGCGCCTGGCACTGATCGATGCGGCACCCGATGTGGCCCAAGACCCGGTGGTGGTGGTGTTGAGCCCGGGCATCTATTCCGAAACCGCGTTCGATCAGGCGTATCTGGCTACCCTGCTGGGTTTTCCGCTGGTGGAGAGCGCGGATCTGGTGGTGCGCGAGGGCAAACTGTGGATGCGCTCGCTGGGCACGCTCAAACGCGTCGACGTGGTGCTGCGCCGGGTGGACGAGAACTACGCCGATCCGTTGGATCTGCGTGCCGATTCCCGGCTCGGCGTGGTCGGTTTGGTGGAGGCCCAGCACCGGGGAGCGGTGACCGTGGTCAACACGCTGGGCAGCGGCATCTTGGAAAGCCCAGGCCTGCTCCGCTTCCTACCAGAGCTGGCCGAGCGCTTACTGGGTGAAGAACCGCTGCTGCAGACGTCGCCCGTCTACTGGGGAGGTATCGCCAGTGAACGCTCGCATCTGCTGGCGAACCTGTCGTCGCTGTTGATCAAGTCCACCGTTGGCGGCAAAACCCTAGTCGGGCCGACGCTTTCGGCCGCGCAGTTGGCTGACCTGACGGCGCGGATCGAGGCGATGCCCTGGCAGTGGGCGGGTCAGGAACTCCCGACGTTCTCCTCCGCGCCGACCGACCACGCCGGCGTGTTGTCTTCGGCCGGCGTGGGGATGCGGTTGTTCACCGTTGCCCAACGCAGTGGCTACGCCCCAATGATCGGCGGGCTGGGCTACGTGTTAGCGCCTGGACCCGCCGCATATACGCTGAAATCTGTCGCGGCGAAGGATATCTGGGTTCGTCCCACGGAACGTGCGATCGCCGAGACGGTCAGCCTGCCCGCTTTGGAGCCGTCGGTTTTGCAACCGACGAAGACCGGCGCGGGCACCCGCGGTGTCAGTTCCCCCCGTGTGTTGTCGGATCTGTTCTGGATGGGGCGCTACGGCGAACGCGCCGAGAACATGGCCCGGTTGCTGATCGTCGCGCGCGAGCGCTACCACGTCTTCCGCCACTACCAGGACACCGAGGAAAGCGAATGTGTGCCGGTGCTGATGGCCGCACTGGGCCACATCACCGGAACCGACACCGGCGCGGCGAGCGACCACGCCGAGATGATCGCGGTTGCGCCATCGATGTTGTGGTCGATGACCGTGGACCTAGAGCGTCCGGGGTCCCTGGTTCAGTCGGTAGAAGGATTGGCGTTGGCCGCCAGGGCGGTGCGCGACCAGCTGTCCAATGACACCTGGATGGTGCTGGCTGATGTCGAGCGCGCGGTCGCGCTGCGGTCCGATCCACCGCAGTCACTCGCCGAGGCCGACGCGTTGCTCGCCGAGTCTCAGGGGCGCACGCTCGCCGGGATGCTGACGCTGTCCGGCGTGGCCAGCGAGTCGATGGTGCGCGATGCGGGCTGGACGATGATGGATATCGGCAAGCGCATCGAACGCAGCCTGTGGCTCACGGCGTTGCTGGCGGACACGCTGACCACGGTCCGCGGCGTTGTGGCCGAGCAAACCGTTATCGAGTCGACGTTGGTGGCCTGCGAATCCTCGGTGATTTACCGGCGCCGCACGGTCGGCAAGTTCAGCGTTGCCACGGTGAACGAGTTGATGCTCTTCGACGCGCAGAACCCGCGCTCGCTGGCCTACCAACTGGAACGACTGCGCGCCGATCTCAAGGATCTGCCTGGCTCATCGGGTTCGTCGCGACCGGAGCGGATGGTCGATGAGATCACTGCGCGGCTACGCAGGTCCGATCCCGCCGAGCTGGAAGAGGTCATCGAGGGGCGCCGCGGGGAACTGGCAGACCTGTTGGCCGCGATACACACCGGGCTGCGCGACCTGGCCGATGTCATCACCGCAACCCAGCTGGCCCTGCCCGGCGGTATGCAGCCGTTGTGGGGGCCCGACGAGCGGCGGTCGATGCCCGCCTAG
- a CDS encoding transglutaminase family protein: MSIKVALEHRTSYAFDKLVQVYPHVVRLRPAPHSRTPIEAYSLRVEPTEHFINWQQDALGNFLARLVFPKPMRQLTITVGLIADLKVINPFDFFIEDWAETWPSAGMTYPKALADDLEPYLRPVDEDGEGSGPGDLAKAWARNFSVPEGTRTIDFLVAINRAINADVGYSLRMEPGVQTPDFTLRTGVGSCRDSAWLLVSILRQLGLAARFVSGYLVQLASDIEALDGPSGPVADFTDLHAWTEVYIPGAGWIGLDPTSGLFAGEGHIPLAATPHPATAAPISGGTDVCGTVLEFSNTVTRVHEDPRVTLPYTDTAWQTICEVGGRVDERLAAGDVRLTVGGEPTFVSVDNQTDKEWRTAADGPHKRQRASDLAARLKAKWAPQGLIQRSQGRWYPGEPLPRWQIALYWRTDGRSLWTNGALLADPWLNRPDPVDADAAHRLLAGFAKGLGLPLSQVRPAYEDPLSRLAAAVRLPAGDPVDPTDDLAPETDSDTPTGRAALLARLDTSITTPAAYVLPLHRRADELGWASADWRLRRGRLVLIEGDSPAGLRLPLDSISWQPPRASFDADPVSVGHALPEPATAAAEAALLDDPESAPTTALVAEVRDGLLYVFVPPTEALEHFVDLITRIEAAAVQAECPVVLEGYGPPPDPRLSSTTITPDPGVIEVNVAPTASFDEQRRQLETLYEEARLARLSTESFDVDGSHGGTGGGNHITLGGVTPADSPLLRRPDMLVSLLTYWQRHPSLSYLFAGRFVGTTSQAPRVDEGRAEALYELEIAFSEIARLSAGGAVKPWVTDRALRHLLTDITGNTHRAEFCIDKLYSPESPRGRLGLLELRGFEMPPHLRMAMVQSLLVRSLVAWFWEQPLRAPLIRHGANLHGRYLLPHFLIHDIADVAADLRAHGIAFETSWLDPFTEFRFPRIGTAVFDGVEIELRGAIEPWNTLGEESSATGTARYVDSSVERVQVRVIGADRHRYVVTCNGYPVPLLATDNPDIHVGGVRFKAWQPPSALHPTISADGPLQFELIDLTAGTSRGGCTYHVTHPGGRAYDEPPINAVEAESRRARRFEATGFTTPGKLDLSGIREKQARMLTDIGAPGILDLRRVRTVQQ; this comes from the coding sequence ATGAGCATCAAAGTTGCGCTGGAGCACCGCACCAGTTACGCCTTTGACAAGCTGGTGCAGGTCTATCCGCATGTCGTCAGATTGCGCCCGGCACCCCACTCCCGCACCCCCATCGAGGCGTACTCGTTGCGGGTCGAACCGACCGAGCACTTCATCAACTGGCAGCAGGACGCGCTGGGAAACTTTCTGGCCCGCTTGGTCTTTCCCAAACCAATGCGGCAACTGACGATTACCGTCGGGCTGATCGCCGACCTCAAGGTCATCAATCCGTTCGATTTCTTCATCGAGGATTGGGCCGAAACCTGGCCGTCTGCGGGGATGACCTACCCCAAGGCACTGGCCGACGACCTCGAACCGTACCTGCGGCCGGTCGATGAAGATGGCGAGGGCTCCGGGCCCGGCGACCTGGCGAAGGCGTGGGCGCGCAACTTCTCGGTGCCCGAGGGCACCCGGACGATCGACTTTTTGGTCGCCATCAACCGGGCGATCAACGCCGACGTCGGCTACAGCCTGCGCATGGAACCGGGCGTCCAGACACCGGATTTCACCCTGCGCACCGGTGTGGGATCCTGCCGGGACTCGGCGTGGTTGTTGGTGTCGATCCTGCGCCAGCTGGGGTTGGCCGCGCGGTTCGTATCCGGCTACCTGGTCCAGCTGGCCTCCGACATCGAAGCCCTCGACGGCCCGTCCGGGCCCGTCGCCGACTTCACCGATCTGCACGCGTGGACCGAGGTGTATATCCCCGGTGCGGGATGGATCGGGCTGGACCCAACGTCAGGACTGTTCGCCGGCGAGGGCCACATACCCCTGGCGGCCACACCGCACCCCGCCACCGCGGCTCCCATCAGCGGTGGCACCGACGTGTGCGGCACGGTGCTGGAGTTTTCCAATACCGTCACTCGCGTCCACGAAGACCCCCGGGTCACATTGCCCTACACAGACACCGCGTGGCAGACGATCTGCGAGGTCGGCGGCCGGGTCGACGAACGGCTGGCCGCCGGTGATGTCCGCTTGACCGTCGGCGGCGAACCCACATTCGTGTCGGTGGACAATCAGACCGACAAGGAGTGGCGGACCGCCGCCGACGGCCCGCACAAGCGTCAGCGGGCATCCGATCTAGCCGCCCGGCTAAAGGCCAAGTGGGCTCCGCAGGGACTGATTCAGCGCAGCCAGGGCAGGTGGTATCCCGGAGAACCATTGCCGCGCTGGCAGATTGCGCTGTACTGGCGCACCGACGGACGCTCGCTGTGGACGAACGGCGCGCTCCTGGCCGATCCCTGGCTGAATCGGCCGGACCCCGTCGATGCGGACGCCGCGCATCGCCTGCTCGCCGGATTTGCCAAGGGGCTGGGGTTACCGCTGTCTCAGGTACGGCCGGCCTACGAGGATCCGCTGTCGCGGCTGGCGGCCGCGGTGCGGTTGCCGGCGGGCGACCCGGTGGACCCGACTGACGACCTCGCCCCCGAAACCGACTCCGACACCCCCACCGGACGCGCCGCACTACTGGCCCGCCTCGACACCTCTATCACCACCCCAGCCGCCTATGTCCTTCCGTTGCACCGCCGCGCCGACGAACTGGGCTGGGCCAGCGCGGACTGGCGTCTGCGCCGTGGCCGGCTGGTGTTGATCGAGGGCGATTCGCCAGCCGGGTTGCGGCTGCCACTGGATTCGATCAGCTGGCAGCCACCGCGGGCCTCGTTCGACGCCGATCCGGTGTCGGTCGGACACGCACTGCCCGAGCCCGCGACCGCCGCGGCAGAGGCGGCACTCCTGGACGATCCGGAGAGCGCGCCCACGACCGCGCTCGTCGCAGAGGTTCGAGACGGTCTGCTCTACGTCTTTGTCCCACCCACCGAGGCGCTCGAACACTTCGTGGACCTGATCACCCGCATCGAAGCCGCGGCGGTGCAGGCCGAGTGCCCGGTCGTCCTGGAGGGCTACGGTCCGCCGCCGGACCCGCGGCTATCCTCCACCACCATCACGCCCGACCCCGGTGTGATCGAGGTCAACGTGGCTCCGACCGCCAGCTTCGACGAGCAACGTCGGCAGCTGGAAACGCTGTACGAAGAGGCGCGACTGGCCCGGCTATCCACGGAGTCGTTCGACGTCGACGGATCCCACGGGGGCACCGGTGGTGGCAACCACATCACCCTCGGCGGCGTCACACCCGCCGATTCACCACTGCTGCGCCGCCCCGACATGCTGGTCTCCCTGTTGACCTACTGGCAGCGACACCCGTCGCTGTCCTACCTGTTCGCCGGGCGCTTCGTCGGCACCACTTCCCAGGCACCCCGGGTGGACGAGGGCCGCGCCGAGGCCCTCTACGAGCTCGAAATCGCGTTTTCCGAGATCGCCCGACTGTCGGCGGGCGGCGCCGTGAAGCCCTGGGTGACCGACCGCGCGCTGCGCCACCTGCTCACCGACATCACCGGCAACACTCATCGTGCCGAGTTCTGCATCGACAAGCTCTACAGTCCCGAAAGCCCCCGCGGCAGGCTGGGCTTACTGGAACTTCGCGGATTCGAGATGCCACCCCATTTGCGGATGGCGATGGTGCAGTCGCTGCTGGTTCGCTCGCTGGTGGCGTGGTTCTGGGAACAGCCGCTGCGCGCCCCGCTGATCCGCCATGGCGCCAACCTTCATGGGCGATATCTGTTGCCGCACTTCCTGATCCACGACATCGCCGACGTGGCAGCGGATCTGCGCGCACATGGTATCGCGTTCGAGACCAGCTGGCTGGACCCGTTCACCGAGTTCCGCTTCCCACGCATCGGCACCGCAGTGTTCGACGGCGTGGAGATCGAACTGCGCGGGGCGATCGAGCCATGGAACACCCTCGGGGAGGAGTCCAGCGCTACCGGCACCGCCCGCTACGTCGACTCCTCGGTCGAGCGGGTACAGGTCCGCGTCATCGGCGCCGACCGCCACCGCTACGTGGTTACCTGCAATGGCTACCCGGTGCCGTTGCTGGCCACCGACAACCCCGACATCCACGTGGGTGGGGTGCGTTTCAAGGCCTGGCAGCCGCCCAGCGCGCTGCACCCGACCATCTCAGCCGACGGCCCGCTGCAGTTCGAACTCATCGACCTCACCGCTGGAACGTCGCGTGGCGGCTGCACGTATCACGTCACCCATCCGGGTGGTCGCGCCTACGACGAGCCGCCCATCAACGCCGTCGAGGCCGAGTCGCGCCGAGCCCGTCGTTTCGAGGCGACCGGGTTCACCACCCCCGGCAAACTTGATTTATCCGGAATCAGGGAGAAGCAGGCGCGGATGTTAACCGATATCGGCGCGCCTGGCATCCTCGACCTGCGACGCGTGCGTACCGTGCAACAGTAA
- a CDS encoding DUF2189 domain-containing protein, translating into MAIYAQAAFLSGSLDIADGKPVTVASFFKPRDLSMAILAALLVAILTGAASTILFFPGLILAVLLRFTMPLVIDRSFSATQALGSSVSAAWAHIGGALLAWLLQIAVIIVGALACGVGLLIAVPVATLILTYTYRKLPADRSLSSPGRVTNSGLPPCRRGRNTPNTPVRAPPRHFC; encoded by the coding sequence GTGGCAATTTACGCCCAGGCGGCGTTCTTGTCCGGATCCCTCGACATCGCCGACGGAAAGCCGGTGACGGTCGCTTCGTTCTTCAAGCCCCGCGACCTCTCCATGGCGATCCTCGCGGCGTTGCTGGTCGCCATTCTCACCGGCGCGGCCTCGACAATCCTGTTCTTCCCTGGCCTCATTCTCGCCGTGCTGCTGCGGTTCACCATGCCGCTTGTCATCGATCGGTCCTTCTCCGCGACCCAGGCACTGGGGTCCAGCGTGTCGGCCGCGTGGGCTCACATCGGTGGGGCCCTATTGGCATGGCTGTTGCAAATCGCCGTGATCATCGTCGGCGCGTTGGCATGCGGCGTCGGCCTGCTCATCGCGGTGCCTGTCGCCACGCTCATCCTGACCTACACCTACCGGAAGCTTCCGGCGGACAGGTCGTTGAGTTCGCCAGGTCGGGTTACCAACAGTGGCCTCCCGCCATGCCGCCGGGGCCGTAATACTCCTAACACACCAGTCCGCGCGCCTCCGCGTCATTTTTGCTAA